One Kribbella sp. NBC_00662 genomic region harbors:
- a CDS encoding DUF1015 family protein, with amino-acid sequence MPDARGVLRLDPLRAWRFVAGKVSALGAVTSPPYDVLEPAIVRRLTDSDLHNMVRLILPRDPDLGPGRYDEPAQRLARWQRDGVVIQDERPALYVYEQRLGDALLCGLVGSLRLDPGRTVVLPHEEVMPHWVDDRLRLMEATDADLEPILLAYAGGSVASDAVDAARAGEPWVEAETYNGAEHRIWRIDDPQVLEAIAAELAKHEAVIADGHHRYAAYLERQLREPYRPGAEAGLAMLVDYIRHPLTLDPIHRVVPGLDLETVRTHTPTGWQMQPGRVEGDPDRISITDGTSWLTLHSDVDTPTVALLHEVLLPAWGVVEEDISFHHTLADALALAGPQHAAVELAAPLMDQVLRSAAQGVVLPQKATSFGPKPRVGLLFRML; translated from the coding sequence ATGCCGGATGCTAGGGGGGTGTTGAGACTCGACCCACTGCGCGCCTGGCGGTTCGTGGCGGGCAAGGTGAGCGCGCTCGGCGCGGTCACGTCACCGCCGTACGACGTGCTGGAACCCGCCATCGTCCGGCGGCTGACTGACTCTGATCTGCACAACATGGTGAGGCTCATCCTTCCACGCGATCCGGACCTCGGCCCGGGGCGGTACGACGAACCCGCGCAGCGGCTCGCCCGCTGGCAACGGGACGGCGTGGTCATCCAGGACGAACGCCCCGCGTTGTACGTCTACGAGCAGCGGCTGGGGGACGCCCTGCTGTGCGGACTGGTCGGTTCGTTGCGGCTGGATCCGGGACGCACCGTGGTGCTGCCGCACGAGGAAGTGATGCCGCACTGGGTCGACGACCGGCTGCGGTTGATGGAGGCGACGGACGCCGACCTGGAGCCGATCCTGCTCGCGTACGCCGGTGGCAGTGTGGCCAGCGATGCTGTGGACGCGGCGCGGGCCGGGGAGCCGTGGGTGGAGGCCGAGACGTACAACGGTGCGGAGCATCGCATCTGGCGGATCGACGACCCGCAGGTGCTCGAGGCAATCGCCGCCGAGTTGGCGAAGCATGAGGCTGTTATCGCGGACGGGCACCACCGGTATGCGGCATACCTGGAGAGGCAGCTGCGGGAGCCGTACCGGCCGGGCGCAGAGGCCGGTCTGGCGATGCTGGTCGACTACATCCGCCATCCGCTGACGCTGGACCCGATCCACCGCGTCGTACCGGGTCTGGATCTGGAGACCGTACGGACGCATACGCCGACCGGCTGGCAGATGCAGCCTGGTCGGGTGGAAGGCGATCCGGACCGCATCTCGATCACGGACGGCACCAGCTGGCTGACGCTCCACTCCGACGTGGACACGCCTACGGTCGCGCTGCTGCACGAGGTACTGCTGCCGGCCTGGGGCGTCGTGGAGGAGGACATCAGCTTCCACCACACGCTCGCGGACGCACTGGCGTTGGCAGGGCCGCAGCATGCGGCTGTAGAGCTCGCAGCGCCCCTGATGGACCAGGTACTGCGTTCCGCGGCTCAGGGCGTCGTACTGCCACAGAAGGCCACGTCGTTCGGGCCGAAGCCGCGAGTGGGGTTGCTGTTCCGGATGCTGTGA
- a CDS encoding CHAD domain-containing protein, with the protein MADRDLVVAESPVGVLVGVALARGAGRLAKSVGMVSAGEDDAIHQVRVSCRRLRSDLKLFRRLLAGDWAPGLRADLAALAQACGEARDLEVIAALVRENTTSEDNEEHVDTILTTLTLGLDRAAARSAEVVLGETTKDLLTKIESIAAGPDLTPKADRPCGEVLPELLQSATAKFTQEAGKLKPWSADDDWHEVRLLAKRVRYAADTSAAVLGEEAKATATQAATYQELLGQHQDHCAAADALTGMAAEAAAQDDPELSFTLGRLTERHRAARRPLREQFLSLYHRP; encoded by the coding sequence GTGGCTGACCGGGATCTGGTGGTGGCGGAGAGCCCGGTCGGCGTGCTTGTCGGCGTGGCGCTCGCGAGGGGTGCCGGCCGGCTCGCGAAGTCGGTCGGGATGGTGTCGGCGGGAGAAGACGACGCCATCCACCAGGTGCGGGTCTCCTGTCGGCGATTACGCAGTGACCTCAAGCTGTTCCGCAGACTCCTGGCCGGCGACTGGGCGCCCGGGCTCCGGGCCGACCTGGCCGCGCTCGCCCAGGCCTGCGGCGAGGCGCGCGATCTGGAAGTGATCGCCGCCCTCGTCCGCGAGAACACCACCAGCGAGGACAACGAGGAACACGTCGACACGATCCTCACCACGCTCACCCTCGGACTCGACCGCGCCGCGGCGCGCTCCGCCGAGGTAGTGCTCGGCGAGACCACGAAGGACCTGCTCACCAAGATCGAGTCGATCGCGGCAGGCCCGGACCTGACGCCCAAGGCGGACAGACCCTGTGGCGAGGTCCTACCCGAGCTCCTCCAGTCGGCGACCGCGAAGTTCACCCAGGAAGCCGGCAAGCTCAAGCCCTGGAGCGCCGACGACGACTGGCACGAGGTCCGTCTGCTGGCGAAGCGAGTCCGGTACGCCGCCGACACCAGTGCCGCCGTACTCGGTGAGGAAGCAAAAGCCACCGCAACCCAAGCAGCCACGTACCAGGAGCTCCTGGGCCAGCACCAGGACCACTGCGCCGCAGCAGACGCCCTGACCGGTATGGCGGCCGAGGCGGCCGCTCAGGACGACCCGGAGCTCTCCTTCACCCTCGGACGGCTCACAGAACGCCACCGCGCGGCCCGCAGGCCCCTCCGCGAGCAGTTCCTGAGCCTGTACCACCGGCCCTGA